A single Arcanobacterium canis DNA region contains:
- a CDS encoding DNA primase family protein — protein MSDTNDSPRIQGDTGALELIPQNSIDDDAIDSLMCLIDKGAFITPSEFYSLISKTVIRWANAEGLTGRERGRRMDRKAFDLIRNFLVIIKANKGSCVVKSAPENLPPFMLAEFIASEHRVVLVGEETDEVAKMPLMRYHASGRFEGTYREITEREGVRELLSSYTKTANTYLVNEVYAQLRSLAPLVAECTEPHLVPVDNGIYNVETRTLEAFSPDRVYLTKCMTSYNPNAVSPIRTLKDGSPWEFNAWLADLFTGDMERVALVWQTITAALRIHKNYDKAVCFYSSKGEGGKGTLLVLLKELVGAGNWASVPIKKFSDRFGTEPLFGKSAVFTDENSVGTFTETAADLKQYITHEVITIDRKNQRAVQWRPRGVMVQCLNDLPEFADKTDSLWRRFAFLPFDKCFTGARDSSIKDKCMRDPEVLEYVLKVALELPEFDDFIVGAKAVELGEDVKLNNDPVRAWWSESSNRLVSNVLPVEFLFAVYVAWFRQTNPSGRLISYRKFRDRLKVILDGETAPAFRLMDRNENPVSWTQYWSVEPLAKEYGYALGVDWGDMSAGYPRFFENRPRGRGLVRLQPIPTI, from the coding sequence ATGAGCGACACAAACGATAGCCCCCGCATCCAGGGGGACACGGGGGCTCTCGAACTCATTCCCCAGAATAGCATCGACGATGACGCCATCGACAGCCTCATGTGCTTGATCGACAAGGGCGCGTTCATCACCCCGAGCGAGTTCTACAGTCTCATCTCCAAGACGGTGATCCGCTGGGCGAACGCTGAGGGTCTGACGGGTCGTGAGCGTGGCCGCCGGATGGATCGCAAAGCCTTCGATCTGATCCGTAACTTCCTTGTGATCATCAAGGCCAACAAGGGCAGCTGCGTCGTCAAGAGCGCACCGGAGAACCTGCCGCCGTTCATGCTCGCCGAGTTCATTGCTTCCGAGCATCGTGTGGTGCTCGTCGGCGAGGAGACTGACGAGGTAGCGAAGATGCCGCTCATGAGGTACCACGCCTCTGGCCGCTTCGAAGGCACCTACCGGGAGATCACCGAGCGCGAGGGTGTGCGTGAACTTCTGAGTTCGTACACGAAGACGGCGAACACGTACCTCGTGAACGAGGTCTATGCGCAGTTGCGCTCGCTCGCGCCGCTCGTCGCTGAGTGCACCGAGCCGCACCTTGTCCCAGTGGACAACGGTATCTACAACGTTGAGACTCGCACGCTCGAAGCGTTCTCGCCAGATCGCGTCTATCTGACCAAGTGCATGACGTCGTACAACCCGAACGCCGTATCCCCGATACGAACGTTGAAGGACGGCTCACCCTGGGAGTTCAACGCCTGGTTGGCGGATCTCTTTACGGGCGACATGGAACGGGTCGCACTCGTTTGGCAGACCATCACGGCAGCTCTTCGAATACATAAGAACTACGACAAGGCGGTCTGTTTCTACTCGTCCAAGGGCGAGGGCGGCAAGGGCACGTTGCTCGTGCTCCTGAAGGAGCTCGTCGGTGCTGGTAACTGGGCTTCGGTACCCATCAAGAAGTTCTCTGACCGCTTCGGCACCGAGCCGCTCTTCGGCAAGTCGGCGGTCTTCACCGACGAGAACTCGGTGGGCACTTTCACTGAGACTGCGGCCGACTTGAAGCAATACATTACGCATGAGGTCATCACGATCGATCGCAAGAACCAGCGTGCCGTCCAGTGGCGACCTCGCGGGGTCATGGTTCAGTGCTTGAATGATCTTCCCGAGTTCGCCGACAAGACCGATTCGCTGTGGCGACGCTTCGCGTTCCTGCCGTTTGACAAGTGCTTCACCGGCGCACGGGATTCGTCCATCAAGGACAAGTGCATGCGGGATCCTGAGGTGCTTGAGTACGTCCTCAAGGTCGCCCTTGAGCTGCCCGAGTTCGACGACTTCATCGTCGGCGCGAAGGCCGTCGAGCTCGGTGAAGACGTCAAGCTCAACAACGACCCGGTGCGCGCCTGGTGGAGTGAGAGCTCGAACCGTTTGGTGTCCAATGTTCTGCCGGTTGAGTTCTTGTTCGCCGTGTACGTCGCGTGGTTCAGGCAGACGAACCCCTCAGGCCGACTGATCTCGTACCGGAAGTTTCGTGACCGCCTGAAGGTCATCCTCGACGGTGAGACGGCACCTGCGTTCCGCCTCATGGATCGCAACGAGAACCCGGTCTCCTGGACTCAGTACTGGAGTGTTGAACCACTTGC
- a CDS encoding helix-turn-helix domain-containing protein — MRTYSPASERTHYLTLQEAVAEGFGAYSTLRSWIAQGRLPAYKTGKRVKVLREDLEALAVPVHGDPVERHVKALVDAAPRLNDEQIARLRFVLGGAR, encoded by the coding sequence GTGAGAACGTACTCCCCCGCGTCTGAACGGACGCACTATCTGACCCTTCAAGAGGCCGTCGCCGAAGGCTTCGGCGCTTACTCCACGCTTCGCTCGTGGATCGCGCAAGGCCGCCTGCCCGCCTATAAGACCGGTAAGCGCGTGAAGGTCCTTCGTGAGGACCTGGAGGCACTTGCTGTGCCGGTCCACGGCGATCCCGTTGAGCGCCATGTCAAGGCCCTCGTCGACGCCGCTCCCCGTCTCAACGATGAGCAGATTGCACGCCTCCGCTTCGTTCTCGGAGGTGCACGATGA
- a CDS encoding nucleotidyltransferase family protein codes for MVQRTINTESQKRLDLIQSRRSEFDALLKKYAASRPRIFGSVARGTAGIHSDIDILVDMDPADGNLLMRASGLLEETREIFGRDDIDIFPIQLLKEVFSRSALQEAVAV; via the coding sequence ATGGTGCAGCGAACGATAAATACAGAGTCTCAAAAGCGACTTGACCTGATTCAGTCACGTCGTAGTGAGTTTGATGCTCTGTTGAAGAAGTATGCTGCCAGTCGCCCACGCATTTTTGGGTCCGTAGCCAGGGGTACTGCGGGGATTCACAGTGATATCGACATTCTTGTCGATATGGATCCAGCTGATGGGAATCTACTTATGAGGGCGTCGGGTCTTCTAGAGGAAACAAGGGAGATTTTTGGTCGAGATGATATCGACATTTTCCCAATACAACTCCTAAAAGAGGTTTTTTCACGATCCGCACTGCAAGAAGCGGTAGCAGTATGA
- a CDS encoding HepT-like ribonuclease domain-containing protein has translation MSRTDAERVVDILFAIEKCQRYIENVDSGSVELSEMASDAIERNLQIIGEAVNHLSTSITDQFPEIPWPQIRGFRNILVHQYFGVDFEVVREVVEIHLEPLASALSLSKRM, from the coding sequence ATGAGCAGAACAGATGCCGAACGGGTCGTTGATATTCTTTTCGCAATCGAAAAGTGTCAACGATACATTGAGAATGTTGATTCTGGATCTGTCGAGCTCAGCGAAATGGCTTCTGATGCTATTGAGCGCAACCTCCAAATTATCGGAGAGGCAGTCAATCATTTGTCTACCTCCATCACAGATCAGTTTCCGGAAATTCCGTGGCCACAAATTCGTGGTTTTAGGAATATCCTGGTGCATCAATATTTCGGTGTGGATTTTGAGGTTGTGAGGGAAGTCGTGGAGATCCACTTGGAGCCGTTAGCATCAGCTCTTTCGTTAAGCAAGCGAATGTAA
- a CDS encoding DedA family protein, whose translation MSLSNLLDAGTVLQQLGPWALGGIGLIIFIESGVLFPFLPGDSLLVTAAALHVQLGLTLWQVALVASIAAVAGDQVGFWLGHRYGRRLFTHDARVLRTDRLRVAEEFFARRGPLALVLGRFVPIVRTYVPVAAGTAQMSYSTFVGWNVGGALAWVASMTAVGALLGNIPGITHSIDGIMILIIGISVMPMVISALRAYWKKRRA comes from the coding sequence ATGTCATTGAGCAACCTTTTGGACGCGGGAACAGTCCTGCAGCAACTTGGTCCGTGGGCTCTAGGTGGGATCGGCCTCATCATTTTCATCGAATCAGGCGTCCTTTTCCCCTTCCTCCCAGGCGATTCGCTCCTCGTGACGGCGGCCGCGCTCCACGTGCAGCTCGGTTTGACACTGTGGCAGGTGGCGTTGGTCGCGAGCATCGCTGCAGTAGCAGGAGACCAAGTCGGCTTCTGGCTCGGCCACCGATACGGACGTCGTCTGTTCACGCACGACGCACGTGTGTTGCGCACTGATCGCTTGCGAGTTGCTGAAGAGTTCTTTGCCCGACGCGGCCCGCTTGCCCTTGTTCTGGGACGTTTCGTACCGATCGTTCGCACCTACGTGCCGGTTGCGGCGGGCACCGCCCAAATGTCGTATTCGACGTTCGTTGGATGGAATGTTGGTGGGGCCTTGGCATGGGTGGCATCCATGACAGCCGTTGGTGCTCTCCTGGGTAATATTCCGGGTATCACGCATTCGATTGACGGAATAATGATCCTCATCATTGGAATTTCTGTGATGCCGATGGTGATTTCTGCACTGCGCGCATATTGGAAGAAGCGCCGGGCATAG
- a CDS encoding endonuclease/exonuclease/phosphatase family protein, with amino-acid sequence MKRKTTRLLALAATLPLLVGTQLASAAEVPAPTSSKSHTKPVRVATFNASLNRKYLGELQKDLSTPDNKQAQNAAETIQRNAPDIVLINEFDYDKSGKSVDLFRKNYLEVSHNGAPAQKYPYAWHGPVNTGVDSGFDLNNNGKFGEPDDAWGFGAFPGQYGFVVYSKYPIKMNQVRTFQKFLWKDMPGNLMPVNPDGSPFYSPEETASFPLSSKTHADIPVEIDGTVVHVLADHPTPPIDGPEKRNSRRNFDEIRLWADYVSGKADYLYDDAGKKGSLAKDANFVIVGDHNSDPVDGGSWPGAIAQLLKNPRVVDTLPTSQGGPAAAMIQGGANATHKGNPIYDTADFSDKSVGNLRVDYVLPNAGTKVLGAQIFWPVPGDDLERLVGYADPLPTSDHRLVWADLQFPASGKSAGDVKNKENAEKSASPKAPQSPKAPQPAPKVTEPAPIPTQPGATATPTPKPTTGSAQTKAHQKSSSGALPHTGATVATVGGIGLALLAAGVVISMLRRKN; translated from the coding sequence ATGAAGAGAAAAACCACACGTCTGCTTGCTCTTGCAGCAACGCTCCCCCTCCTCGTCGGAACTCAACTTGCATCCGCAGCTGAGGTTCCTGCACCGACATCGTCCAAGAGCCACACGAAGCCAGTGCGCGTTGCCACGTTTAACGCTTCGCTGAATCGTAAGTATCTCGGAGAACTCCAGAAAGATCTCTCCACCCCGGACAATAAACAGGCACAGAATGCTGCTGAGACGATCCAGCGCAATGCTCCTGACATCGTCCTCATTAATGAGTTTGACTACGATAAATCCGGAAAATCGGTTGATCTGTTCCGCAAAAACTATCTCGAAGTCAGCCACAACGGAGCTCCCGCACAGAAGTACCCCTACGCATGGCATGGCCCAGTGAACACGGGCGTCGATTCGGGCTTTGATTTAAACAATAACGGCAAGTTTGGCGAACCTGATGATGCATGGGGCTTTGGAGCATTCCCTGGCCAATATGGTTTCGTGGTGTATTCCAAGTACCCCATCAAGATGAACCAGGTTCGCACCTTCCAAAAGTTCCTATGGAAAGATATGCCAGGCAATCTCATGCCGGTAAATCCTGACGGTTCGCCGTTCTACTCACCCGAGGAAACTGCGTCGTTCCCGCTTTCATCGAAGACTCACGCGGATATTCCCGTTGAGATCGACGGCACTGTGGTACACGTCTTGGCCGACCACCCAACGCCGCCGATTGACGGCCCCGAGAAGCGTAACTCGCGTCGTAACTTTGACGAGATTCGCCTCTGGGCAGACTACGTCTCCGGCAAGGCAGATTACCTGTATGACGACGCAGGGAAGAAAGGTTCACTCGCCAAGGACGCTAATTTTGTGATCGTTGGCGATCACAATTCCGACCCAGTTGACGGTGGATCGTGGCCAGGCGCAATTGCGCAACTTCTGAAGAATCCACGTGTGGTTGATACTCTGCCGACATCGCAAGGTGGGCCTGCCGCCGCGATGATTCAGGGCGGTGCAAACGCTACACACAAGGGTAACCCGATCTACGACACCGCAGATTTCTCAGATAAGTCCGTCGGTAATTTGCGCGTTGACTACGTTCTTCCTAATGCTGGCACGAAGGTGCTTGGTGCACAGATCTTCTGGCCCGTTCCTGGCGACGATCTCGAACGTCTCGTTGGCTACGCTGACCCACTTCCGACGTCGGACCACCGCCTGGTGTGGGCAGACCTCCAGTTCCCGGCGAGCGGAAAGTCGGCTGGTGACGTGAAGAACAAGGAAAATGCGGAGAAATCTGCATCACCGAAGGCTCCCCAATCGCCAAAGGCTCCCCAGCCAGCACCGAAAGTAACTGAGCCAGCGCCGATACCAACACAACCGGGCGCAACAGCGACCCCCACCCCGAAGCCGACTACCGGATCTGCTCAGACTAAGGCTCATCAGAAGTCAAGTTCTGGTGCATTGCCACATACCGGAGCGACGGTTGCCACGGTTGGTGGAATTGGCCTTGCTCTGCTCGCAGCAGGCGTTGTCATCTCTATGCTGCGCCGCAAGAACTAG
- a CDS encoding bifunctional metallophosphatase/5'-nucleotidase gives MKNHARFVVGSVAAAALALSPMTALAVNSIDTEKAPTAESQNPDIVTLDLYNLTDIHGHIEAVKGKGKGTFKEAGLAAASCYFKAAKAANPNSQLTLLGDNIGASPFTSGSDNDNPTIASLNEMEVFASTIGNHEFDKGVAALKDRFAGKNGFTQIKFDYLGANVEGLKELGSYKIWTSPSDVKVAFIGAIEDDVATKLAPGTVDSLKFNKPVPIINSLATKLKAEKKADVVIAMFDNDVERSYPLMGKDVDGIMGGDTHKPYFDFNMVKANDGHLITATASGSFTDNLSNLQIVFDKSTGKVVKSQAIKIDATTLVKCGEDPAVKAIVDAATAKAEKAKAKVVAEGTGNFYRGIQQTMKDGKATVGENRGTESTLGSLIGDAMKGAFTTLDGQPIDIGIINAGGIRADLEPQGGKVTVGDIFDFMPFSNEVGYVKMTGAQFKTLLEQQWKALGKDSSRPMLKLGLSSNVKYTYDPTKKMGERVTSLLINNKPIDPAKIYSVGSVTFLLSGGDSFDILKDPSIAKTLTTVSTPLSLDREWMESYLKANPKSQPRETTQSTGVTIDSKVTGNKVNAKVTVRGLSFTHEGEFMPKEVTIKLGDASATAKVNNTLEDANAANENAIITADGVGFTEPVSLSTTASCAMAKNGKVHLPLTIMAGGKEIVSANAGLGVDVTCATSNSSDDNKGKAGKGAHSENAGTNNGNGGKGKTATVPTPTPKTTPQGNALPMTGADSATAGMAMLILLSLGGAALGVRKIRR, from the coding sequence ATGAAGAATCACGCACGGTTCGTAGTCGGTTCCGTAGCCGCTGCAGCCCTCGCACTTTCACCAATGACCGCCCTTGCGGTCAATAGCATCGACACAGAAAAAGCACCGACAGCGGAATCTCAAAACCCCGACATCGTCACCCTCGACCTGTACAACTTGACCGATATTCACGGCCATATTGAGGCAGTAAAAGGCAAAGGAAAAGGCACCTTCAAGGAAGCTGGTCTCGCTGCCGCATCCTGCTATTTCAAGGCCGCAAAAGCAGCCAACCCGAATTCCCAACTCACCCTCTTGGGTGACAACATCGGCGCTTCGCCGTTCACTTCCGGTTCGGACAATGACAACCCCACCATCGCCTCGCTCAACGAAATGGAAGTCTTTGCTTCCACCATTGGAAACCATGAATTCGACAAAGGCGTCGCCGCACTCAAAGATCGTTTCGCTGGTAAGAACGGCTTCACCCAGATCAAGTTCGATTACCTGGGTGCCAATGTCGAGGGCCTGAAGGAACTCGGTTCTTACAAGATTTGGACATCTCCTTCGGACGTGAAGGTCGCCTTCATCGGCGCAATCGAAGACGACGTTGCGACAAAGCTCGCACCAGGCACCGTTGATTCGCTCAAGTTCAACAAGCCTGTACCGATCATCAATTCCTTGGCTACCAAGCTCAAGGCAGAGAAGAAGGCCGATGTCGTCATCGCAATGTTTGATAACGACGTCGAGCGCTCCTACCCGCTGATGGGCAAGGACGTAGACGGTATCATGGGCGGCGATACCCACAAGCCATACTTTGATTTCAACATGGTCAAGGCAAACGACGGTCACCTGATTACCGCCACCGCTTCTGGCTCCTTCACTGACAACCTCTCGAACCTCCAGATCGTATTCGATAAATCGACAGGAAAAGTTGTCAAGTCACAGGCAATCAAGATTGACGCCACCACGCTCGTTAAGTGTGGCGAAGATCCGGCCGTGAAAGCCATCGTCGATGCAGCTACCGCGAAGGCAGAAAAGGCGAAGGCAAAGGTTGTTGCCGAAGGAACTGGAAATTTCTACCGCGGAATTCAGCAAACCATGAAGGACGGCAAAGCAACCGTTGGTGAGAACCGTGGAACCGAGAGCACTCTTGGCTCGCTGATCGGTGACGCAATGAAGGGCGCCTTTACAACACTCGACGGCCAGCCCATCGACATCGGAATCATTAATGCTGGTGGTATCCGCGCTGACCTCGAACCTCAAGGTGGCAAGGTCACCGTTGGTGACATCTTCGACTTCATGCCCTTCTCCAACGAAGTCGGGTACGTCAAGATGACCGGCGCACAGTTCAAGACTCTCCTTGAACAGCAGTGGAAGGCGCTGGGTAAAGATTCCTCGCGCCCAATGCTCAAGCTCGGCCTGTCCTCGAACGTGAAGTACACCTACGATCCCACCAAGAAGATGGGCGAGCGTGTGACTTCGCTTCTGATCAACAACAAGCCAATCGATCCGGCCAAGATTTACTCCGTCGGTTCGGTGACCTTCCTCCTTTCCGGTGGCGATTCCTTCGATATCCTCAAGGATCCGAGCATCGCCAAGACACTGACCACCGTCTCTACACCGCTGTCGCTTGACCGCGAATGGATGGAGAGCTACCTCAAGGCAAACCCGAAGAGCCAGCCGCGTGAGACCACTCAGTCCACTGGTGTGACGATTGATTCGAAGGTGACCGGCAACAAGGTCAACGCCAAGGTTACAGTTCGTGGCCTGTCCTTCACCCACGAAGGCGAGTTCATGCCCAAAGAAGTCACTATTAAGCTGGGCGATGCCTCGGCAACAGCCAAGGTCAACAACACTCTTGAGGATGCAAACGCAGCCAACGAAAACGCAATTATCACCGCCGACGGTGTGGGCTTCACTGAGCCCGTTTCCCTGTCCACCACAGCTTCATGCGCCATGGCGAAGAACGGTAAGGTTCACCTCCCGCTCACCATCATGGCCGGAGGCAAGGAGATCGTCTCTGCCAACGCCGGTCTCGGAGTTGACGTGACGTGTGCAACGTCGAACTCATCCGACGATAACAAGGGCAAGGCCGGCAAGGGCGCTCACAGTGAAAACGCCGGCACCAATAACGGTAACGGCGGCAAGGGAAAGACTGCCACTGTTCCAACCCCAACCCCCAAGACCACCCCGCAAGGTAACGCTCTTCCAATGACTGGTGCAGATTCAGCAACCGCAGGAATGGCAATGCTCATTCTGCTCAGCCTCGGCGGAGCAGCTCTCGGCGTGCGAAAGATTCGCCGATGA
- a CDS encoding biliverdin-producing heme oxygenase, giving the protein MIENLSLATEMRAATAVAHSDAEQTTFMEDLVHGTAPVSAWGELSLQMFHVYRALETVAAKYSDHALVAPIVDERLDRLAAIERDLQALGLRDRIADPMLASTRAYVEAIENASPEALVAHHYVRYLGDLSGGQIIATMLRRHYGLSDDVMNFYSFPGIEKPKVFKDEYRATLDALPADEKSRAEIIDHAVQAFRYNQAIFAELENLLA; this is encoded by the coding sequence GTGATCGAAAATCTTTCGCTCGCTACCGAAATGCGCGCTGCCACTGCTGTTGCTCACTCTGATGCTGAACAGACAACGTTCATGGAAGACCTCGTCCACGGAACTGCTCCTGTGAGCGCGTGGGGAGAACTGTCACTTCAGATGTTTCACGTATACCGTGCTCTGGAAACTGTTGCTGCCAAGTATTCTGATCATGCGTTAGTTGCCCCTATTGTGGATGAGCGCCTTGATCGGCTTGCGGCCATTGAGCGTGACCTCCAAGCTCTCGGTTTACGTGATCGTATTGCGGATCCAATGCTCGCCTCGACGCGCGCTTATGTTGAAGCTATCGAAAATGCGTCGCCAGAAGCATTGGTAGCTCATCACTACGTGCGATACCTCGGAGATCTTTCCGGCGGTCAGATCATCGCAACGATGCTCCGCCGCCACTATGGTCTGAGTGATGATGTAATGAATTTCTATTCGTTTCCTGGGATCGAGAAGCCGAAGGTGTTTAAGGATGAGTACCGAGCCACACTTGATGCCTTGCCTGCGGATGAGAAATCGCGTGCAGAAATTATTGATCACGCAGTACAAGCTTTCCGATACAACCAGGCGATTTTTGCTGAACTTGAGAACTTACTGGCGTGA
- a CDS encoding DHA2 family efflux MFS transporter permease subunit produces the protein MMSKSLSAQSQPTGEIEPSAKRAIAVLLSAAFVVLLNETTMNLALRDITADPQLAIDTRSASWLTAIFMLVMAIIIPTTGWMQRRFNTRPMFFMSTVSFLVGTVIALFAPTFSILLTGRVVQAFGTAIAMPLLMSTVMSVVPMSRRGSVMGVVSMVISVAPALGPAVAGVVLQFGSWRSVFATMVPIVVAVIVAGYVWLPNLNEFMGKARLDYISLPLSALGFGGTIYGLSSFSSPALPSWFAPTVLLIGLGMLALFVWRQMSLVKSGEPLLDVRVFANMHFTAPVVMVMLAMMGMFGVLITLPLMLQTSFELEPYKVGLLLLPGSVISGLLGPVVGNIYDRVGPRPLAIPGTAIVVGAFAMLLGITTSTSVWYFLAFHIIMNIGLTLTFSPAFTTALGWLTPHQYGYGSASLSTIQQVAGAAGSSIFIAIMSTGMGRSLATGASQGAAMVAGAHRAFFFALIIETIVFALSFTLRRPQH, from the coding sequence ATGATGTCGAAGTCGCTTTCTGCGCAGTCCCAGCCAACAGGTGAGATCGAACCATCGGCGAAGCGCGCAATCGCCGTCTTGCTTTCCGCTGCCTTTGTGGTGCTCTTGAACGAGACCACAATGAACCTCGCACTGCGTGACATTACGGCAGACCCTCAACTTGCGATTGATACTCGGTCTGCATCTTGGCTCACCGCAATTTTCATGCTTGTCATGGCGATCATTATCCCAACAACAGGTTGGATGCAGCGGCGTTTTAATACGCGCCCGATGTTCTTCATGTCCACTGTCTCGTTCCTCGTGGGCACAGTGATCGCTCTGTTTGCTCCGACATTTTCGATTCTGTTGACTGGCCGAGTGGTCCAAGCGTTCGGCACAGCGATTGCGATGCCGCTCTTGATGTCCACGGTGATGAGCGTGGTCCCCATGTCACGACGGGGAAGTGTGATGGGCGTCGTTTCGATGGTTATTTCCGTCGCTCCTGCTCTTGGTCCTGCCGTGGCCGGGGTAGTTTTGCAGTTCGGATCATGGCGTTCAGTTTTTGCGACGATGGTTCCGATCGTCGTGGCCGTGATCGTTGCAGGGTACGTCTGGTTGCCGAATCTCAATGAATTCATGGGCAAAGCTCGCCTAGATTACATCTCGTTGCCGCTGTCGGCCCTTGGCTTCGGCGGTACGATCTATGGGCTGTCCTCTTTCTCCAGTCCCGCTCTTCCGTCATGGTTCGCGCCAACAGTCTTGCTGATCGGCCTGGGGATGCTCGCACTCTTCGTTTGGCGTCAGATGTCGTTAGTCAAAAGTGGCGAGCCGCTTCTCGATGTCCGTGTTTTTGCGAATATGCACTTTACTGCCCCCGTCGTGATGGTCATGCTCGCCATGATGGGAATGTTTGGCGTCTTGATTACCTTGCCGCTGATGCTTCAAACGTCTTTTGAACTTGAGCCTTACAAGGTTGGCCTTCTCTTACTCCCCGGTTCTGTGATCAGCGGTTTGCTTGGCCCTGTTGTCGGAAATATTTATGATCGCGTCGGTCCGCGCCCACTGGCAATCCCTGGAACAGCGATCGTAGTCGGAGCATTTGCGATGTTGCTCGGGATCACCACATCCACATCCGTGTGGTATTTCCTTGCCTTCCACATCATCATGAACATCGGCCTGACACTGACGTTCTCACCGGCATTCACCACTGCTCTTGGCTGGCTCACGCCACACCAGTACGGATACGGCTCTGCCTCCCTATCAACGATCCAACAGGTGGCAGGCGCAGCCGGTTCTTCTATTTTCATTGCCATCATGTCCACTGGAATGGGACGTTCACTTGCAACGGGCGCTTCCCAAGGCGCAGCAATGGTGGCAGGGGCGCATCGTGCATTTTTCTTTGCGCTGATCATCGAGACAATTGTCTTTGCGCTCTCCTTTACCTTGCGCCGTCCGCAGCACTGA
- a CDS encoding amino acid permease: MREISGEPKKLVRRLTRRQVSMIGLSGALGTGLFLGSGSVIALAGPATILAYLIAGLFALAVVWALAEMVSVHPVAGGHGTVAAAYLGRRGGYVARWNFAVQSLVATGAEVTATATYIQFWFPAMPLWVGTIGCAVVIFAFNTFSVRLYGSSEYWFSMIKIVAAVAFILLGIALIIGAVPGQDPIGMSHFTDDGGFFARGMLGLLAASAMAVFSFGGIENVSSTAAESENPSRDIPHAASAMIWRIIIFYIAGIAVVLALQPWSATAAQGNVLTESPFVRALELTGISAAAHIMNAVLIVAALSSANGCLYAATRMIHALSIDGEAPAFARNLNAAGAPIGAIGISAIAVAATATLSITAPEGAFAYLIGATIVAILITWTIIMATHLAFRRARREAGLGLVKRRLWGAPVVNYVVIVACVANFVALHWLMPLTWWAGIPYIVILLGSDEILRRTRTLPAPVDLLSQSLAAADKSDTADVVVSGDAER; this comes from the coding sequence ATGCGTGAAATCTCTGGCGAACCGAAAAAACTGGTCCGACGCTTGACTCGTCGTCAAGTGTCCATGATCGGTCTTTCTGGCGCACTCGGCACCGGGCTGTTTCTCGGCTCTGGCTCCGTGATTGCACTGGCAGGGCCTGCCACGATTCTCGCGTATCTCATCGCTGGATTATTCGCTCTTGCTGTTGTGTGGGCGCTGGCTGAAATGGTGTCAGTACATCCTGTCGCGGGCGGTCACGGTACCGTAGCTGCTGCCTACCTCGGCCGACGCGGTGGATACGTCGCTCGCTGGAATTTTGCAGTCCAATCGCTTGTTGCCACAGGCGCTGAAGTCACGGCAACGGCAACCTACATTCAGTTCTGGTTTCCCGCTATGCCGCTGTGGGTGGGCACTATCGGGTGTGCTGTGGTGATCTTTGCCTTTAACACATTCTCGGTTCGCCTCTACGGGAGTTCCGAATACTGGTTCTCAATGATCAAAATTGTGGCAGCGGTAGCATTCATCCTCCTCGGAATCGCTCTCATCATTGGTGCAGTTCCGGGCCAAGATCCCATTGGAATGTCACATTTCACCGACGACGGAGGCTTCTTCGCTCGCGGAATGCTCGGCCTGCTTGCAGCGTCGGCGATGGCAGTTTTCTCCTTTGGCGGCATCGAAAATGTGTCGTCCACCGCGGCTGAATCGGAAAATCCTTCACGCGATATCCCTCATGCTGCGTCTGCCATGATTTGGCGAATCATCATTTTCTACATCGCTGGAATCGCTGTCGTTCTGGCCCTCCAACCGTGGAGCGCCACTGCGGCACAGGGCAACGTCCTCACGGAGTCCCCGTTCGTCCGCGCCCTTGAATTGACGGGAATTAGCGCAGCAGCCCACATCATGAATGCGGTTCTGATCGTTGCCGCTCTCTCGTCTGCCAACGGGTGTCTCTACGCCGCAACCCGAATGATTCATGCACTGAGTATCGACGGTGAAGCACCGGCATTCGCACGCAACCTCAATGCGGCGGGCGCACCGATTGGCGCAATTGGAATCAGCGCAATTGCCGTTGCTGCAACTGCAACACTGTCGATCACTGCTCCTGAAGGAGCTTTCGCATACCTTATCGGTGCGACCATCGTGGCAATCCTTATCACGTGGACGATTATCATGGCCACCCACCTGGCATTCCGCAGAGCTCGCCGTGAGGCAGGTTTGGGGCTGGTCAAGCGTAGGCTGTGGGGAGCGCCCGTGGTGAACTACGTGGTGATCGTCGCTTGCGTCGCCAACTTCGTGGCTTTGCACTGGCTGATGCCGCTGACATGGTGGGCAGGAATTCCCTACATTGTCATTCTGCTGGGAAGTGACGAAATCCTGCGACGTACCCGCACACTACCTGCGCCAGTTGACTTGTTGAGTCAGTCGCTTGCTGCCGCAGACAAATCTGACACCGCCGACGTCGTCGTATCTGGCGACGCTGAGCGCTAG